The Oncorhynchus keta strain PuntledgeMale-10-30-2019 chromosome 17, Oket_V2, whole genome shotgun sequence genome has a window encoding:
- the LOC118395744 gene encoding PHD and RING finger domain-containing protein 1-like isoform X19, which yields MDEEDNQDELINRNASHRKDKRPAVWAISDEDSDEGGEESEGASDSGEEEEDFLDGEEEEEEDDSDDGEEDDVVEGAVGGASTDLAGLSSDEDTEKCPICLNSFHSQPVATPESCEHYFCLDCILEWSKNANSCPVDRIVFNNIYLRKCYGGKVQKMITVQKPVKEGQEEVIDLELEQTSCEVCGGSDREDRLLLCDGCDAGYHMECLTPPLDAVPVEEWFCPECQANNRRSRGSVEEQSNTESLSSARPTTSRSRLPAAGPTRAIARTQQSERVRASVNHHRITQARIAQISPSFLMPQTTWLDETINAVVAGLNTAVYIRNLTPRVPSSRRRRTVRRRKGQSKRSATGGKGKAAGTGVRRRKRRVRRTKSRRKLVVKKEATSRGRIARSLGIGKPKRGSSLPSVYQPSQTTLGSMRADIGAASLSVYGDPYDLDPFTSRDGDEEEQASATSSLLEAKRRGLSRSALLSHQPVARPITAGLSSCRWGSSLPQLEEVAEVAPVPDLLGSILSGQSMLLMDSSDVVINRDGSLKAIKPVGLSSSMPSSSRSSSSGESVTQLHSEMSPTTAASSLCLPINGDLVAGPCLSPLTPSSPHSATYPTPILSHPHVPAPCRPSPGHSHWEDTGVLPPHGSQRAATSTPTPDSHSRGRENVPPQPQAKKAAAKPVWEAPVLVTNGNASRGGSSGSSGSSSSSSANGSGSNSLPDACVNSLGGNRGRQQSVDQQQGRTEGQRPDRAGPSSGFSSSFSSSFSSSDSPSNPARTSSSASSTVCFRINASSVWHARKLSKASAIVAAGNCLEPASPEEEEAKRKREERRKKHNLLTSSHTPVKEEKEEGDIYDPFHPTGSDSEAESHAGGKPTMVHKEGPSQQVKEGPSQQVKEGPSQQVKEGPSQQVKEGASQQVKEGASQQVKEGASQQVKEGASQQVKALSLERDEGSGEGLEVKREPENTAKPGHSPHNPPRSVMTGTSTPLSQSQVHLKRERNEPGGEKGQHSQTGNRREPQNQQTTPSLSSLASSHHRNRMVKTEIKSEPQDSPSRSPSRSKSHSRPPGQGRKTSKGRGSSMERRSASNSPEAGRRRGDKALDQAGRKRRYEGGRRGDKGRESSRRSGSRERRRTRSPSDSSISDISERSRRKKRRSRSPSKDRRRSRSWSGSSSRERSKRKKQRRGSRERNEGRGSEREKGRPSKDKKRDCSQSRSRSRSRSRERRKDHFRSQPSSSRSKDRVEVRSKDRKRPKSRSRSRERRKEEGSQRPLGSSSTTTFNKLEEQKEKKKVQVLPRVPLKEESETKEERKEREIKQQMLSSGLKSLSVLSASEVKKESDSNDRTERLVSLSTKLLNESMLLKEIKKEKPAFDMLEESLDSKPIKKEKPLSTFSTVKDLQQHKEIEKEHPSALIKEACAGSTSDIADQKDQALKETITTEPIWPELPQHLTSNIPVPPTQTGQSSPSFSTLSTHLVLAPPQAAESIASQQGTPSLIPPVPEALTETPPLVQPISVNPEKHEVEEPSDDDMDVDMMLDSLDYVKTEPGGESGEAGVKQEKEGEGEKGKTGGELVPVTAGAKVKPSVKRVTWNLQEPEGPQPEKTGTKLSLYKLKLKQEGARRPASSAQASSQEAPLGATSLTDPKVQSTKRGSVSITLPSAISSSSSLTNVALSKPGQEEPNEDLGEDDVSRNDKYIKKLHMQERAIEEVKLAIKPFYQKRDITKDEYKDIVRKAVQKVCHSKSGAINPVKVANLVKAYVDKYKHSRKYRKVEDGGKTQEAEMDRTNDPETP from the exons ATGGATGAAGAAGACAACCAGGATGAGCTGATCAACCGGAATGCCTCACACAGAAAAGATAAAAGGCCTGCAGTATGGGCAATTTCAG ATGAAGACAGCGATGAAGGTGGGGAGGAATCTGAGGGAGCTTCTGacagtggtgaggaggaggaagacttcctcgatggagaggaggaagaagaggaggatgacagtGATG ATGGAGAAGAGGACGATGTGGTAGAGGGTGCGGTGGGGGGAGCGTCTACTGACTTGGCAGGTCTGAGCTCAGACGAGGACACTGAGAAATGCCCCATCTGCCTAAACTCCTTCCACAGCCAGCCCGTGGCCACGCCAGAGAGCTGCGAACACTACTTCTGCCTCGACTGCATCCTGGAGTGGTCCAAG AATGCAAACTCCTGTCCTGTGGACAGAATAGTCTTCAATAACATCTACCTGAGAAAATGTTATGGAGGGAAAGTGCAGAAAATG ATCACAGTGCAGAAACCAGTGAAGGAGGGCCAGGAGGAGGTGATCGACCTGGAGCTGGAACAGACTAGCTGCGAGGTGTGTGGAGGGAGTGACCGTGAAGACCGCCTGCTGCTCTGTGACGGCTGTGATGCTGG GTACCACATGGAGTGCCTGACCCCCCCGCTGGATGCTGTCCCTGTGGAGGAATGGTTCTGCCCAGAGTGTCAAGCCAACAACCGCCGTTCAA GGGGTTCAGTGGAAGAGCAGAGCAACACGGAGAGTCTGAGCAGCGCCCGTCCCACAACCAGCCGCTCCCGCCTCCCTGCGGCAGGCCCCACCCGGGCCATTGCCCGCACCCAGCAGAGTGAGAGGGTCCGCGCCAGTGTCAACCACCACCGCATCACCCAGGCACGCATTGCACAG ATCTCCCCCAGCTTTCTGATGCCACAGACCACCTGGCTGGATGAGACTATCAATGCAGTGGTGGCTGGACTCAACACAGCTGTGTACATACGGAACCTCACACCCCGCGTTCCATCCAGTCGACGACGCAGGACAG TAAGGCGCAGGAAAGGCCAGAGTAAGAGGTCTGCCACGGGTGGTAAGGGCAAAGCTGCAGGCAccggggtgaggaggaggaaacGGCGAGTGAGGAGGACCAAGTCCAGAAGGAAACTG GTGGTGAAAAAGGAAGCTACGTCACGTGGTCGTATAGCCCGTAGCCTCGGGATAGGGAAGCCCAAACGGGGCTCGTCCCTTCCCTCTGTGTACCAACCTTCACAAACCACTCTGGGCAGTATGAGGGCTGACATAGGAGCTGCTTCGCTCTCTGTCTATGGAGACCCCTACGATCTGGACCCCTTCACTAGCAG GGATGGTGATGAGGAGGAGCAAGCCTCGGCCACGTCATCACTGCTGGAGGCCAAGAGGCGTGGCTTATCTCGCTCTGCACTCCTCTCACACCAGCCTGTGGCTCGACCAATCACTGCTGGCCTCTCTAG TTGTAGGTGGGGCTCGAGCCTTCCCCAGTTGGAGGAGGTCGCAGAGGTGGCCCCAGTGCCTGACCTGCTGGGCAGCATCCTATCAGGGCAGAGCATGCTTCTGATGGACAGCTCAGACGTAGTCATTAACAGAGATGGATCCCTCAAGGCTATCAAACCAG TGGGTTTGTCGTCATCCATGCCCAGCAGCAGTAGGAGCAGCAGCTCTGGTGAATCAGTAACCCAGCTCCACTCAGAGATGTCCCCTACCACAGCAGCCAGCTCCCTTTGTCTCCCCATTAATGGAGACCTGGTAGCAGGACCCTGCCTgtcccctctcaccccttcatCCCCCCACTCGGCCACTTATCCAACTCCCATCCTGAGTCACCCACACGTCCCTGCCCCCTGTAGACCTAGTCCTGGACACAGCCACTGGGAGGACACCGGTGTACTACCCCCCCATGGGAGCCAGAGGGCTGCCACCTCCACTCCtaccccagactctcactccagAGGTAGGGAGAATGTGCCACCACAGCCCCAGGCTAAGAAGGCCGCTGCTAAACCAGTATGGGAAGCACCAGTATTGGTGACGAATGGCAATGCCAGCAGAgggggtagtagtggtagtagtggtagtagtagtagtagcagtgctaatggtagtggtagtaatagctTGCCTGATGCCTGTGTGAACAGCCTGGGTGGGAACAGGGGCAGGCAGCAAAGTGTGGACCAGCAGCAGggcaggacagagggacagagaccagacagagcaGGCCCTTCCTCAGGCTTCTCCAGCTCCTTCTCCTCTTCGTTCTCCTCTTCTGATTCTCCATCTAACCCTGCCCGTACCTCTTCATCAGCATCATCCACGGTGTGCTTCCGGATCAACGCCAGCTCTGTCTGGCACGCCAGAAAGCTTAGCAAGGCTTCTGCAATTGTTGCAGCTGGAAACTGTCTAGAACCAGCGTCTCCGGAGGAAGAGGAGgcaaagaggaaaagagaggagcgCAGGAAGAAACACAATCTACTGACGTCCTCACACACACCGgtcaaagaggagaaggaagagggggaTATATACGATCCCTTCCATCCAACCGGCTCAGACAGCGAAGCAGAGAGCCATGCTGGGGGGAAACCAACCATGGTGCACAAGGAAGGTCCCAGCCAGCAGGTGAAGGAAGGTCCCAGCCAGCAGGTGAAGGAAGGTCCCAGCCAGCAGGTGAAGGAAGGTCCCAGCCAGCAG GTGAAGGAAGGTGCCAGCCAGCAGGTGAAGGAAGGTGCCAGCCAGCAGGTGAAGGAAGGTGCCAGCCAGCAGGTGAAGGAAGGTGCCAGCCAGCAGGTGAAAGCCCTGTCACTGGAGAGGGATGAGGGCTCAGGAGAAGGTCTGGAGGTGAAGAGGGAGCCAGAGAACACTGCAAAGCCTGGTCACAGTCCTCACAACCCACCCAGGTCTGTGATGACTGGCACCAGCACACCTCTGTCCCAGAGCCAGGTCCATCtgaagagggagaggaatgagCCAGGGGGTGAGAAAGGGCAGCACAGCCAGACTGGCAACCGTagagagccccagaaccagcagACTACTCCTTCCTTATCCAGCTTAGCCTCCAGCCACCACAGAAACAGGATGGTGAAGACTGAGATAAAgtcagagccccaggacagcccCTCCAGGTCCCCATCCAGGTCTAAATCACACTCCAGGCCCCCAGGCCAGGGGAGGAAAACATCCAAAGGCAGGGGGTCTTCCATGGAGCGGCGGTCTGCCTCAAACAGTCCAGAGGCAGGCAGGAGGAGGGGAGACAAGGCCCTGgaccaggcagggaggaagagacGTTATGAGGGGGgtaggagaggagacaaggggcgAGAGAGTTCTAGGCGTTCGGGAtcgagggagaggagaaggactcGGTCCCCGTCAGACAGCTCTATTTCTGATATCTCTGAGAGGTCTCGCAGGAAGAAGAGACGGTCACGTTCTCCCTCCAAAGACAGGAGGCGCTCCAG GTCATGGTCAGGCTCCAGCAGTAGAGAGCGGTCCAAGAGGAAAAAGCagaggagggggagcagggagaggaacgagggcagagggagtgaaagagagaagggTCGCCCGTCAAAGGACAAGAAGCGTGATTGCTCGCAGTCTCGCTCACGTTCCCGTTCCaggtccagggagaggaggaaagaccaCTTCCGATCACAACCATCATCCTCCAGATCAAAGGACAGGGTTGAGGTGCGGTCGAAAGACCGGAAGAGGCCGAAGTCTAGGTCGCgatccagagagaggaggaaagaagaggggTCACAGAGACCACTAGGGTCTTCCTCAACCACCACCTTCAATAAGCTagaagaacagaaagagaagaaAAAGGTACAAGTTCTCCCCCGCGTCCCTCTGAAAGAGGAGAGCGAGACtaaagaagagagaaaagagcgaGAGATCAAACAGCAGATGCTTTCCTCAGGACTcaaatctctctctgtcctctctgcctCAGAGGTGAAAAAGGAGAGTGACAGCAatgacagaacagagagacttgtctctctctcaacaaaaCTACTCAATGAGTCTATGCTGCTAAAAGAGATTAAAAAAGAGAAACCTGCCTTTGATATGTTGGAAGAATCACTGGATAGTAAACCAATCAAAAAAGAAAAACCTCTGTCAACATTCAGCACAGTCAAGGACTTACAACAGCACAAGGAGATCGAAAAAGAACACCCTTCCGCCCTCATAAAGGAGGCGTGCGCAGGCTCCACATCAGACATAGCAGATCAAAAAGATCAGGCGTTAAAGGAAACCATCACGACTGAGCCCATCTGGCCTGAGCTGCCTCAACACCTAACCTCCAACATCCCTGTTCCCCCCACCCAAACTGGCCAATCCAGCCCAAGCTTCTCAACACTCAGCACACACCTGGTCCTTGCTCCTCCTCAGGCTGCTGAGAGTATAGCCAGCCAGCAGGGGACCCCATCCCTGATTCCTCCTGTACCAGAGGCCCTCACAGAGACTCCTCCACTAGTCCAACCCATCTCAGTGAACCCAGAGAAGCACGAGGTAGAGGAGCCTTCAGACGATGACATGGACGTGGACATGATGCTGGACAGCCTGGACTATGTGAAGACGGAGCCAGGAGGAGAGAGTGGCGAGGCTGGGGTCAAacaggagaaggaaggagagggggagaaggggaagactgGGGGAGAACTGGTGCCAGTCACGGCAGGTGCCAAGGTCAAACCCTCGGTGAAGAGGGTCACCTGGAACCTGCAGGAGCCAGAGGGGCCACAGCCAGAGAAGACTGGCACTA AGCTGTCCCTCTACAAACTGAAGCTGAAACAGGAGGGAGCTCGCAGACCTGCCTCTTCCGCCCAGGCATCCAGTCAG
- the LOC118395744 gene encoding PHD and RING finger domain-containing protein 1-like isoform X11 translates to MDEEDNQDELINRNASHRKDKRPAVWAISDEDSDEGGEESEGASDSGEEEEDFLDGEEEEEEDDSDDGEEDDVVEGAVGGASTDLAGLSSDEDTEKCPICLNSFHSQPVATPESCEHYFCLDCILEWSKNANSCPVDRIVFNNIYLRKCYGGKVQKMITVQKPVKEGQEEVIDLELEQTSCEVCGGSDREDRLLLCDGCDAGYHMECLTPPLDAVPVEEWFCPECQANNRRSRGSVEEQSNTESLSSARPTTSRSRLPAAGPTRAIARTQQSERVRASVNHHRITQARIAQISPSFLMPQTTWLDETINAVVAGLNTAVYIRNLTPRVPSSRRRRTVRRRKGQSKRSATGGKGKAAGTGVRRRKRRVRRTKSRRKLVVKKEATSRGRIARSLGIGKPKRGSSLPSVYQPSQTTLGSMRADIGAASLSVYGDPYDLDPFTSRDGDEEEQASATSSLLEAKRRGLSRSALLSHQPVARPITAGLSSCRWGSSLPQLEEVAEVAPVPDLLGSILSGQSMLLMDSSDVVINRDGSLKAIKPVGLSSSMPSSSRSSSSGESVTQLHSEMSPTTAASSLCLPINGDLVAGPCLSPLTPSSPHSATYPTPILSHPHVPAPCRPSPGHSHWEDTGVLPPHGSQRAATSTPTPDSHSRGRENVPPQPQAKKAAAKPVWEAPVLVTNGNASRGGSSGSSGSSSSSSANGSGSNSLPDACVNSLGGNRGRQQSVDQQQGRTEGQRPDRAGPSSGFSSSFSSSFSSSDSPSNPARTSSSASSTVCFRINASSVWHARKLSKASAIVAAGNCLEPASPEEEEAKRKREERRKKHNLLTSSHTPVKEEKEEGDIYDPFHPTGSDSEAESHAGGKPTMVHKEGPSQQVKEGPSQQVKEGPSQQVKEGPSQQVKEGPSQQVKEGPSQQVKEGASQQVKEGASQQVKEGASQQVKEGASQQVKALSLERDEGSGEGLEVKREPENTAKPGHSPHNPPRSVMTGTSTPLSQSQVHLKRERNEPGGEKGQHSQTGNRREPQNQQTTPSLSSLASSHHRNRMVKTEIKSEPQDSPSRSPSRSKSHSRPPGQGRKTSKGRGSSMERRSASNSPEAGRRRGDKALDQAGRKRRYEGGRRGDKGRESSRRSGSRERRRTRSPSDSSISDISERSRRKKRRSRSPSKDRRRSRSWSGSSSRERSKRKKQRRGSRERNEGRGSEREKGRPSKDKKRDCSQSRSRSRSRSRERRKDHFRSQPSSSRSKDRVEVRSKDRKRPKSRSRSRERRKEEGSQRPLGSSSTTTFNKLEEQKEKKKVQVLPRVPLKEESETKEERKEREIKQQMLSSGLKSLSVLSASEVKKESDSNDRTERLVSLSTKLLNESMLLKEIKKEKPAFDMLEESLDSKPIKKEKPLSTFSTVKDLQQHKEIEKEHPSALIKEACAGSTSDIADQKDQALKETITTEPIWPELPQHLTSNIPVPPTQTGQSSPSFSTLSTHLVLAPPQAAESIASQQGTPSLIPPVPEALTETPPLVQPISVNPEKHEVEEPSDDDMDVDMMLDSLDYVKTEPGGESGEAGVKQEKEGEGEKGKTGGELVPVTAGAKVKPSVKRVTWNLQEPEGPQPEKTGTKLSLYKLKLKQEGARRPASSAQASSQEAPLGATSLTDPKVQSTKRGSVSITLPSAISSSSSLTNVALSKPGQEEPNEDLGEDDVSRNDKYIKKLHMQERAIEEVKLAIKPFYQKRDITKDEYKDIVRKAVQKVCHSKSGAINPVKVANLVKAYVDKYKHSRKYRKVEDGGKTQEAEMDRTNDPETP, encoded by the exons ATGGATGAAGAAGACAACCAGGATGAGCTGATCAACCGGAATGCCTCACACAGAAAAGATAAAAGGCCTGCAGTATGGGCAATTTCAG ATGAAGACAGCGATGAAGGTGGGGAGGAATCTGAGGGAGCTTCTGacagtggtgaggaggaggaagacttcctcgatggagaggaggaagaagaggaggatgacagtGATG ATGGAGAAGAGGACGATGTGGTAGAGGGTGCGGTGGGGGGAGCGTCTACTGACTTGGCAGGTCTGAGCTCAGACGAGGACACTGAGAAATGCCCCATCTGCCTAAACTCCTTCCACAGCCAGCCCGTGGCCACGCCAGAGAGCTGCGAACACTACTTCTGCCTCGACTGCATCCTGGAGTGGTCCAAG AATGCAAACTCCTGTCCTGTGGACAGAATAGTCTTCAATAACATCTACCTGAGAAAATGTTATGGAGGGAAAGTGCAGAAAATG ATCACAGTGCAGAAACCAGTGAAGGAGGGCCAGGAGGAGGTGATCGACCTGGAGCTGGAACAGACTAGCTGCGAGGTGTGTGGAGGGAGTGACCGTGAAGACCGCCTGCTGCTCTGTGACGGCTGTGATGCTGG GTACCACATGGAGTGCCTGACCCCCCCGCTGGATGCTGTCCCTGTGGAGGAATGGTTCTGCCCAGAGTGTCAAGCCAACAACCGCCGTTCAA GGGGTTCAGTGGAAGAGCAGAGCAACACGGAGAGTCTGAGCAGCGCCCGTCCCACAACCAGCCGCTCCCGCCTCCCTGCGGCAGGCCCCACCCGGGCCATTGCCCGCACCCAGCAGAGTGAGAGGGTCCGCGCCAGTGTCAACCACCACCGCATCACCCAGGCACGCATTGCACAG ATCTCCCCCAGCTTTCTGATGCCACAGACCACCTGGCTGGATGAGACTATCAATGCAGTGGTGGCTGGACTCAACACAGCTGTGTACATACGGAACCTCACACCCCGCGTTCCATCCAGTCGACGACGCAGGACAG TAAGGCGCAGGAAAGGCCAGAGTAAGAGGTCTGCCACGGGTGGTAAGGGCAAAGCTGCAGGCAccggggtgaggaggaggaaacGGCGAGTGAGGAGGACCAAGTCCAGAAGGAAACTG GTGGTGAAAAAGGAAGCTACGTCACGTGGTCGTATAGCCCGTAGCCTCGGGATAGGGAAGCCCAAACGGGGCTCGTCCCTTCCCTCTGTGTACCAACCTTCACAAACCACTCTGGGCAGTATGAGGGCTGACATAGGAGCTGCTTCGCTCTCTGTCTATGGAGACCCCTACGATCTGGACCCCTTCACTAGCAG GGATGGTGATGAGGAGGAGCAAGCCTCGGCCACGTCATCACTGCTGGAGGCCAAGAGGCGTGGCTTATCTCGCTCTGCACTCCTCTCACACCAGCCTGTGGCTCGACCAATCACTGCTGGCCTCTCTAG TTGTAGGTGGGGCTCGAGCCTTCCCCAGTTGGAGGAGGTCGCAGAGGTGGCCCCAGTGCCTGACCTGCTGGGCAGCATCCTATCAGGGCAGAGCATGCTTCTGATGGACAGCTCAGACGTAGTCATTAACAGAGATGGATCCCTCAAGGCTATCAAACCAG TGGGTTTGTCGTCATCCATGCCCAGCAGCAGTAGGAGCAGCAGCTCTGGTGAATCAGTAACCCAGCTCCACTCAGAGATGTCCCCTACCACAGCAGCCAGCTCCCTTTGTCTCCCCATTAATGGAGACCTGGTAGCAGGACCCTGCCTgtcccctctcaccccttcatCCCCCCACTCGGCCACTTATCCAACTCCCATCCTGAGTCACCCACACGTCCCTGCCCCCTGTAGACCTAGTCCTGGACACAGCCACTGGGAGGACACCGGTGTACTACCCCCCCATGGGAGCCAGAGGGCTGCCACCTCCACTCCtaccccagactctcactccagAGGTAGGGAGAATGTGCCACCACAGCCCCAGGCTAAGAAGGCCGCTGCTAAACCAGTATGGGAAGCACCAGTATTGGTGACGAATGGCAATGCCAGCAGAgggggtagtagtggtagtagtggtagtagtagtagtagcagtgctaatggtagtggtagtaatagctTGCCTGATGCCTGTGTGAACAGCCTGGGTGGGAACAGGGGCAGGCAGCAAAGTGTGGACCAGCAGCAGggcaggacagagggacagagaccagacagagcaGGCCCTTCCTCAGGCTTCTCCAGCTCCTTCTCCTCTTCGTTCTCCTCTTCTGATTCTCCATCTAACCCTGCCCGTACCTCTTCATCAGCATCATCCACGGTGTGCTTCCGGATCAACGCCAGCTCTGTCTGGCACGCCAGAAAGCTTAGCAAGGCTTCTGCAATTGTTGCAGCTGGAAACTGTCTAGAACCAGCGTCTCCGGAGGAAGAGGAGgcaaagaggaaaagagaggagcgCAGGAAGAAACACAATCTACTGACGTCCTCACACACACCGgtcaaagaggagaaggaagagggggaTATATACGATCCCTTCCATCCAACCGGCTCAGACAGCGAAGCAGAGAGCCATGCTGGGGGGAAACCAACCATGGTGCACAAGGAAGGTCCCAGCCAGCAGGTGAAGGAAGGTCCCAGCCAGCAGGTGAAGGAAGGTCCCAGCCAGCAG GTGAAGGAAGGTCCCAGCCAGCAGGTGAAGGAAGGTCCCAGCCAGCAGGTGAAGGAAGGTCCCAGCCAGCAG GTGAAGGAAGGTGCCAGCCAGCAGGTGAAGGAAGGTGCCAGCCAGCAGGTGAAGGAAGGTGCCAGCCAGCAGGTGAAGGAAGGTGCCAGCCAGCAGGTGAAAGCCCTGTCACTGGAGAGGGATGAGGGCTCAGGAGAAGGTCTGGAGGTGAAGAGGGAGCCAGAGAACACTGCAAAGCCTGGTCACAGTCCTCACAACCCACCCAGGTCTGTGATGACTGGCACCAGCACACCTCTGTCCCAGAGCCAGGTCCATCtgaagagggagaggaatgagCCAGGGGGTGAGAAAGGGCAGCACAGCCAGACTGGCAACCGTagagagccccagaaccagcagACTACTCCTTCCTTATCCAGCTTAGCCTCCAGCCACCACAGAAACAGGATGGTGAAGACTGAGATAAAgtcagagccccaggacagcccCTCCAGGTCCCCATCCAGGTCTAAATCACACTCCAGGCCCCCAGGCCAGGGGAGGAAAACATCCAAAGGCAGGGGGTCTTCCATGGAGCGGCGGTCTGCCTCAAACAGTCCAGAGGCAGGCAGGAGGAGGGGAGACAAGGCCCTGgaccaggcagggaggaagagacGTTATGAGGGGGgtaggagaggagacaaggggcgAGAGAGTTCTAGGCGTTCGGGAtcgagggagaggagaaggactcGGTCCCCGTCAGACAGCTCTATTTCTGATATCTCTGAGAGGTCTCGCAGGAAGAAGAGACGGTCACGTTCTCCCTCCAAAGACAGGAGGCGCTCCAG GTCATGGTCAGGCTCCAGCAGTAGAGAGCGGTCCAAGAGGAAAAAGCagaggagggggagcagggagaggaacgagggcagagggagtgaaagagagaagggTCGCCCGTCAAAGGACAAGAAGCGTGATTGCTCGCAGTCTCGCTCACGTTCCCGTTCCaggtccagggagaggaggaaagaccaCTTCCGATCACAACCATCATCCTCCAGATCAAAGGACAGGGTTGAGGTGCGGTCGAAAGACCGGAAGAGGCCGAAGTCTAGGTCGCgatccagagagaggaggaaagaagaggggTCACAGAGACCACTAGGGTCTTCCTCAACCACCACCTTCAATAAGCTagaagaacagaaagagaagaaAAAGGTACAAGTTCTCCCCCGCGTCCCTCTGAAAGAGGAGAGCGAGACtaaagaagagagaaaagagcgaGAGATCAAACAGCAGATGCTTTCCTCAGGACTcaaatctctctctgtcctctctgcctCAGAGGTGAAAAAGGAGAGTGACAGCAatgacagaacagagagacttgtctctctctcaacaaaaCTACTCAATGAGTCTATGCTGCTAAAAGAGATTAAAAAAGAGAAACCTGCCTTTGATATGTTGGAAGAATCACTGGATAGTAAACCAATCAAAAAAGAAAAACCTCTGTCAACATTCAGCACAGTCAAGGACTTACAACAGCACAAGGAGATCGAAAAAGAACACCCTTCCGCCCTCATAAAGGAGGCGTGCGCAGGCTCCACATCAGACATAGCAGATCAAAAAGATCAGGCGTTAAAGGAAACCATCACGACTGAGCCCATCTGGCCTGAGCTGCCTCAACACCTAACCTCCAACATCCCTGTTCCCCCCACCCAAACTGGCCAATCCAGCCCAAGCTTCTCAACACTCAGCACACACCTGGTCCTTGCTCCTCCTCAGGCTGCTGAGAGTATAGCCAGCCAGCAGGGGACCCCATCCCTGATTCCTCCTGTACCAGAGGCCCTCACAGAGACTCCTCCACTAGTCCAACCCATCTCAGTGAACCCAGAGAAGCACGAGGTAGAGGAGCCTTCAGACGATGACATGGACGTGGACATGATGCTGGACAGCCTGGACTATGTGAAGACGGAGCCAGGAGGAGAGAGTGGCGAGGCTGGGGTCAAacaggagaaggaaggagagggggagaaggggaagactgGGGGAGAACTGGTGCCAGTCACGGCAGGTGCCAAGGTCAAACCCTCGGTGAAGAGGGTCACCTGGAACCTGCAGGAGCCAGAGGGGCCACAGCCAGAGAAGACTGGCACTA AGCTGTCCCTCTACAAACTGAAGCTGAAACAGGAGGGAGCTCGCAGACCTGCCTCTTCCGCCCAGGCATCCAGTCAG